One genomic window of Paramormyrops kingsleyae isolate MSU_618 chromosome 22, PKINGS_0.4, whole genome shotgun sequence includes the following:
- the fmc1 gene encoding protein FMC1 homolog — protein sequence MAALSSPLRVCRGILKELRSSKGPGYKQTLAYYFVLDQFRKNQVTNERHCRARREALHASHSYLCLLASTRHHLTLHKLFHGKGEREPEQVARLVGLQLPTQPGGKGWEK from the exons ATGGCAGCGTTGTCTTCACCGCTACGCGTGTGTCGCGGTATCCTGAAGGAGTTGCGGTCGTCTAAGGGACCGGGATATAAACAAACGCTAGCGTATTACTTTGTTTTGGATCAATTTCGTAAAAACCAG GTCACTAATGAACGGCACTGCCGCGCACGGAGGGAAGCTCTTCATGCCTCCCACTCCTACCTGTGTCTTCTGGCATCGACCCGACACCACCTCACCCTGCACAAGCTCTTCCATGGCAAAGGGGAGCGAGAACCAGAGCAGGTGGCCAGATTAGTGGGCCTCCAACTGCCCACACAGCCAGGAGGGAAAGGATGGGAAAAATGA